TTCAGAATCCCAACATGGAACTCAAGAATCTgtaacagttcttttttttttttttgagacaaggtttctcagaactagctcttgtagacaagactggccttaacctcacagagatccttctgcctatgcctcccgagtgctgggattaaaggcgtaagccaccaccgcctggcaacttTAACAGTTCTTAATTACCTGGAGCAGTCCAAGACAACTACCTGGCCAGTTAGGCATGTCTTCCTTTAATTTTGTGGTAGTAGAGAAGATTTATGTTTCTTACGGCAAAGCCTCACAAGTATTTTACCTTCTCACTGCTCCCTGTATTCCCAGGCAGTAAACATCTTCATCAGAAGAGAAGGCCATCTGCAAAAGAACAATAACAgatcagaagagagaaaaatctgtGTGGAGATCAGGTAATATTCCAGAATGAGGAGTGAGGACACAGTTATCTTCCTCTTTTGAAGGACAAGAAGTGTACTAAGCTTGACTATGTCCTCTTTCTATCTCCTAGAGGAACTGTGTAACATGGTCTTTAGTGGTTCATACCCTATCTCTATGATCAAGTAACTGAGTGCTTGTTCTGAGGTGGGCAGACCAGGGGCAACAGAGGAAGAATGCTGAAAGTTGTCATGATAAAGAATGGAAGATCTTATGGCAACCtgaatatgccatgctttgttgatacccacgGGAGGCCTGTCTTTCTCTGAACAGATACAGAAGAGGAGTAGATTGCGAAGAGCAGAGGGGAGACAACCAGAGGACAGGGGAGAGTGGAAACTGCAGTTTGGTTgtaagatgatagatagatagatagatagatagatagatagatagatagatagatagatagatagatagatagatagatagacagatagatggattgGTTGGTGCAtagataaaaagggaaaaaggaatgaaagaacCTCTAACCTAGAAGAGTTATGATCCCTGCAGTTTGGCTGGTACTTTGTTGTCATTCAGGTTAGCCTGATATGGTTTTGAATCGTGCTCCATCACTTTCTCTTCATAGTATTAGCAATGTTAAGTTTTGTCCTGTGAATTAGACCTTAGTCTACCAGATGGGTATAATCCATCTCTTCATGGGGCAAAGATAAGCACAAAGGGGGTCTTTCACTCCACAACTGTTCAGAGTTTAGCCTGGACAGCACTGAGAAACCACTGCTccacattgtttgtttgtttatagccTGGACAGCACTGAGAAACCACTGCTTCTTATTTAGtcagttttttttcaagacagattttctcagaaaaaacattttcctgtcctggaactcattctgtagaccaggctgtctacttttattttaacCTAAGGATGATACCACCTAGTTTTCTATTACAGAGCTTCCAGGGACTACAGTGAGAACCTTGGgattaattttgtgttttcaaaatcatagaagaaaagagATCCTGAAAGTGTCAAGAGTCCAAGAGTGCAAGTGGTGCACATACCTCCATATACACAAACATTGTACTGCAGAATACAGGGAGCCCAACACAATTCATCCCACATACTCTTGTATGTGTACTCCCTGAAATAAGACTCTGACTTCTGGCTGAACTCAAAGaacctttatcattttttttctgtaggttCCTAAAGGACGAACCAAATAGAAAGTCTGCAGAACTCTGTGGTTATACCATATCACCTGGAGAAGATCGGTAAGTTGGCTTTTGTTAGAACCTTCATGAACAAATATTTCCCTTTGTGCCGGGTCgctctgtttttctcttactTCCCCATGCCTGTGCAATCTCATCCCCCTTGACCTGTTTacatttctgtcttctgcctccagAAAGCAAAATAATGTCTCGCTACGGAAAGCACCCACGCCTCAGCCTGGAGCAAAATGGAAGCTTCCAGATCCCAGATGAACCAGATGAGTTCCCACTGGTTCCCACAGCtgagaaagaggagagacaggaaaaagaggaggtaaaagaagaagagaaagaagatacCAATACGCAGAAAAATGAGGAAGATAAcaatgagaaggaagaagaggaagtaaaagggaatgaagatgaaaaggaagagtGTGGTGATGAAGTgcatgaggaagaaaatgagaaggaagaggaagaatcagACACAGCTTCCATGTTTTTCTCATCTTCTAATGTTTCTCTACCAAGTTtcacccctccttctccttcttcctcctcttcctcctcctcttcctcctcttcctcctcttcctcctcctcttcctcctcctcctcctcttcctcctcctcctcctcctcctcaatcTATTCGCTGTTTCAGAGCAACCTGGAGGGAAATGCAGGCTATGCTCCTGGGATACTGAGCATTTTTCAGAATGCTCAAAGCTTCTTCCCCTCATCTATTTTAGGGGTGGATTTAGATGAAACAAGCAGCAATGACGAAGAGAGTTCAGGTGCCAGTCAGTCTTCTGAAGATCCTGAAGCCCTGCTGGATGCTGTGATACAAGAAAAGGCTACTGATCtggtgtttcttttcatttacaaGTATAGAATGAAGGAACCCATCACATTATCAGAAATTCATGAGGTTGTCACCAAAGATTATGAGAACCATTTTCCTGTCATCTTCATGGAAGCTTCTAAGTGCTTGGAGATGACCTTTGGCATTGATATAAAACAAAGTGATCTTCTAAGCAGTGCTTATGTCTTTGTCAACTCTCTGAACCTCACCTATGAGGACACGCTGAGTGACAATGATAGATTGCCTAGAAATGCTTTCCTGATAGTCATTCTGGGTGTAATATTCATAGAAGGGAACTGTGCTTCTGAAGAAAGAATCTGGGAATTCTTGAAGCTGGTAGGAGTGCATGATGGGGAGGAGCATTTCATTTGTGGAGATCCCAGGGAGTTCCTCACTATAAATTTAGTGCAGGAAAATTACCTAGAGTATCGGCAGGTGCCTAATAGCCAGCCTCCGTGCTTTGAGTTCCTGTGGGGTCCAAGAGCCTATGCTGAAACTACCAAGATGAAAGTTTTGGAGTTCTTGGCAAAGATGAATGGGTGTGATCCAACTGATTTTTCAGTCTGGTATGAAGAGGCTTTGAGAGATGAGGAAGAGAGGGCCTGGGCCACAAGGGACTCCGAAGATGGAAGCCCAACCATGTGGCTTGCAGAGCGCTGATTATTAGTTTCTCTTACCGAGTGCGAGGGAACTGTTTTTGCATGGGCTCACTCTAATTTTGAAAAATGCAGCCAAAATTTTAAGCAAGGGAAATCAAACCTAGGCTCAgtagaaaaggttaaaaaaattactaattgGGGGTTTGCTTAGCTGTTTAATTTtggattaattttaaatgttattccTTGTAAGTAGAATCTATGATTGAAACTGGTAACacaattttactgtttttttttttcaaataatgtaGTGGAAATTATGTAATGTAGCTtacttttgaattgttttaaaCCTATTAGTTtattctgtaaaattaaaatgcagagtAGATTTATTTACCAAGCTCATGTAAGAAAACAGGACATattaataaatcttaataaagaCTGCTTGCTAACTCATTCATCAAATATGAGTGAATCTTTTCTGTTGGGAAAATAATATGATATTGGGGTGAGgtacaagaaaaaataatacacTTCCCTACAGAGGGAATAGCAGAGTCTGGAAACAGCTATCATATAAGGGACATGGTGAGATGTGCGTCATGTCATAAAGAACAAGTAGAAAGAAGGAACAAATGAGGAGGATGGGTTCTAGTTATCAGAAGTCAAGTGCAAACATTCCAGAGCCTGTGAAATTTGTGATTTGGGAGATTAAATGCTTTGGGATATATTTTACACTAAGCCATGAAAGGTATCAGAGGCCACAAGCTTGGTAAATCAAAACTAAGTGTTCTCCACTCAAAGGTTCAGGGATTTCCTAGGAAAAACAGATGCATCCTTTGAGTCTGCCTACAAATTACCAGTGTATCATTATTTCCCTTTCCCTGTGAGTCAGACCCCTCTCTCTTACAATGCATTAAAGTTGGAGTTCTTGACTGCCATTTGTCCAAATTCAAACATCTTCAAGAAAATAATGACAGTGACCTTACTGTAGACAGAGAATGAACAgtcaggagaggagaaaagaaaaagctagttTTTAATTTAACTCTAGGGGTTTCCAATTTTATTAGCTAAGCATGCCAGACTTATCCCCCAAATAATATATCGTCTAAAAGGGAATGTATGAGTTTTagttataaagatttttttttcttgattcggtattttttccctcctttagttgcatttttaaacacactctgGTTAACGACATCAACAAAACCCAGGGGAGAATATGGCAAAATTTATTCtcaaattaatattcaaaataactTACATTCATTTAACCAATATATTTGAACAGGATGCCAGGTGTTCTATGGTCACTGCATTCTCACTCTGGTGCCACATTTCTCAAACCTGCTTCTGAGAGAGCAAATGAAGGCATCTGGTTCTTTATAATTATCCAAAGATGAGGCACCTGGTATATGCCAGGGTTGGACAAGAGTCTATCTATAGCTCACTTTGTTCCCTATCTCCAACCCTAAGGTAGATCTTTGGTTTATTACTTCATTTCTTGCTGTTCCAAAGTGTCTCACTTGACCAAAAAAATGCTGTACAAGTATTTGAAGCATAAATGGAGAtaaaaatttctcatttcttttcacaATAGTGTTAGAGTTATCTTTACCTTATAACCAGAACATTTCTTAGCTGTGTCCTTGGAAGTAAACAGCATCTCCCATCAAATGTCAAATTTACTGGTCTTGAAATTCAAGCCTCCAGAAGCACTTTATCCTTCAAACAATCAGAAAATTAGTCTTCACCCAAGATTGTTATATTTTTGCAATAGCATGAAGATTGTTAGGGTTCCTAtggatgtcatttaaaaattaagtataccAATAGAAGCTTCTTGCCAAACTGAGCAACATGGATCTTCTCAAAAAATCTATAGTCAGTGTATAAACAAACATAATCTGAGAGGCTACTGAAATATTCATAGGAGAAAAAGTCCTGAAATCCTCAGGAACAAATGCAAAGTTAATCCAGAGCCCAATAATAGCTCCCACTCAGATGTGACACTAGTGTTCAGTATAGCCTGAAGATGTGTCCAGAGGAGAGGGGATGAAGAATCTTTGTAAAGACTGGTGGTTGTGATACATGATTCTTTACTGACCAggcttggtgctgggattaaaggcatgcgccaccaccgcccgattACTGACCAGGCTTGGTGTATCCTTGAATTTTCAGTCCAACTTTAGGATTCAGTAGGATCTGAGCATGCAGGTACAAGGAGTGTCCCAGAGATGTTCTAGATATTATGTGTTGGTGTACAATACCACTGGGTATTGTCACAGAAAGCCAGTTGTGTCTTCTGGACAATTCTGAGTAAGCCACCTCCCTTGATCACTCTGACAAGGGTCTGTGGTCTACCAAGTGTACTTAATGCTCACTAGatggtatgtattcatttttcATGATGCCCAAAGCTACAAAACTGTTAAGAGGGTAAGGGCTACATGGCctgtaatttaaaaaggaaagaaaaaattcaagttCAGTGAATAAAAGTGTTTAGTTTGGGGATGAAGAATTTAAATGGAAATTCATAAGGATGCTATGTTGAGGGAAATGCATCTGGGAACATCATATAGATGTTCTTAAACTTAACCCCTTTAATTCCTAGATTTTGTCACCTTGTAGGTAATTATTTTCAGGTTGTCACTGTTGTTTTATGTTGCTACCAGATATTATATGTGGTATTAGCACAAGGTATAGTCATCTTATTTAGCATAGATTTAAaacatatgcagacagaatagaTCCCTTTTCTAGCAACAAAAATATGTAGTTTGAGAAACAGGGAGCTCCATGAATCACACTTTTGAAAGCACCTCCATATTGAGAAAATGTTTAGCTGTGAGAAAGAAGCATACAAATGGCACCATGCCCTTGCTCCCCATGAAAATGCTGAATAAACAGATCATTGGTAACATTTTGATTTTCtaccaaggaaatgaaagacccAGGTAAAGCTCAGTGTCTACATTTTGATTTAACACGTGGAACATCTGCAATTTTATGCATTCATTCCCTCACACATTCTTTCTTTCATCAAATACTTACTGagtaaatgtaacaaaaataatgaaagacagCATAGGATTATAATTAGACATCTAACTGAAACAGCACAGGGAAATGGGCAGTTCTAGAGAATTTGAGGAAATTCATAGTATTGAAGTGGTGGTAACTTGTAAATACTACCAACtaatctttcataattaaaaggaaaaagtcttttaaacattctttttgttgattctttctgaatttcacatcatatatCCTGATGTcactcatctccctgtctcccttcctttgccctctgatcttggAACCTCCCCCACAATACAAAATTTAAAggtaaaatcaacaaaacaaatcacaaacaaaaacaaaataaaaacatatggagGTGGTTTCAAAAGTGTGATTTATGGAGCTCTCTGTCTTtcagcaagaacaacaacaacaaaacaaataagaaaatctcAGTGTGGAAGCCAAAGtgagacacagtgagtcacacagtatgcAGTTTAGTCCagacatctttacttgtaagtgttcttTGCAATCAGTCGTTGGTGTGGTTGACACCACTAAAACAATACTATCAAATTTAGCCATCAACATAAATAATGGATGATCCAGTATAAGGGAAATTTATTctaggaattatttattttagcatGACAAAATAATGTATGAGcaccatataaaataatatataatagttAAATTATTGAGTTGTTAATGATAATGGAGTACAAACTGCCTCCATGTAACCCAGTAAAATAGAAGAGTCCGAAtatcaaaaaaaagagaaaaaaaatattctaaagaaagTGAGGTAGAAACCTCAGAAATTCACAAGTTGTTGACAAGTTACCTGAAAATTGTGTAGCAAAACTGTGGTgactcatgaaaaaaaaacaaaaaacaagaagaatgTAGCTCCAGACTCTTGATTCCCAGTAAAAGATTCCTCCAAAGATAAGCCAGAGAGGCCTGAGGATAAGGATCTTGCACTCATTCCTGCCTGCAAGAGAAGTCCATAGTCTTTCAAGATCCCAAAGCAGATGCAGGTTCTGGTGAGTGAGTAATCATGTACAGGTTGGTCAGCAAGGGAGAAAAATTTCAGTATGTCTTTCTCTGTAACTGGAGAGAACAGAATGCAAGGTATCTTGAGAGATAACTTATCCTTGGAAACTGAGCTACACTGGAGCCTCAAGGAGGACCAGTATAAGATTAGAAGTTGATGCAAACAACTCTAGGGTGAGAGTTTGCCCAGGGATGTTACTGTGGGAACAAACACTGGCAGAGATTTAAAATGACACATAGACTCAGTGCAGAAatagtgtgttctttttttttattgaaaaatttccacctcctccccgcctcccatttccctccccctcccctcactcctctccccctccctctccagtccaaagagcagtcagggttccctgccctgtggaaagtccaaggtcctcccccattcatccaggtctaggaaggtgaacatccaaactggctaggctcccacaaagccagcacattaagtaggatcaaaacccagtgccattgtccttggcttctcatcagccctcattgtccgtcatgttcagagagtccggttttatcccatgctttttcagtcccagtccagctggccttggtgatcttgagaggacaataatcaactttatatggaaaaacaaaaaacccaagatagccaaaacaatcttatacaataaaggaacttctggaggtattaccatccctgactttaaactctattacagagcgacagtattgaaaacagcttggtattggaataaaaacagagaagtcgaccaatggaattgaatagaagacccggattttaacccacaaacctatgaacacctgattttcgataaaggagcaaAAAGTatgcaatggaagaaagaaagcatctccaacaaatggtgctggcataactggatgtcaacctgtagaagaatgaaaatagatccatatatatcaccatgcacaaaactcaagtccaaattgattAAAGACCtgaatatcaatctgaacacactgaacctgatagaagagaaagtgggaagtactctataacatatgggcacaggagaccacttcctacgtataaccacagcagcacagacattaagggcaacatggaataaatgggacctcctgaaactgagaagcttctgtaaagaaataGTGTTCTTGAGGAAAAGAAATGTGCTCTTAGTTAGAAGCAGATCTCAACTGAAAGTAATACTGAAGTTTGGTTACATTAAGCCTGAGATCAGGATAAGATTCATTCACTGCTACTGAGCCTGAAAACTCTGAAACTTTTGAATCATACTCAACAGACACATCCACCTTCAGGAGATGAAGGACATATTTCTTCCGATACAGATTTAATTGCTGTGACTTCTTTTGAGTGTACCAACACTAACTTagcaatatttttcttatattttgttatttttaaaagcatgtttttgcttcttattttctttgatcCATTCCTctaattatgtttatatttttagtcATTATCtagcatttttcctttctttattgttatttttgtcttatgtCCCCTCTGtccattttttctctttactataatttttatattctttagttgctgtttaaaaataatgctttctatTACCCTTCATAAACTAATTTaatctctcattttctttgttgtttttatttggcaatttctttctcatttgattTCCTCTCTATAACATTCTTCTCTACCTATCTTCcctttgttttattcatttaaactTGCTGctttcatgtttctcttttctctgtctcctgcatttTTCACATTCCCTTGCTGTTTTTGAAATTTACACAAggagattttaaattttctcctttgATTTCATCACTATATTTTAATTCTCCAAGTACTTGTGtaacttctttcattttctttattattgactTCTGATTCTAATTCATTATTGGGTGCAAAAGTTGTGCATGTGAAATTGGTAACATACTTTgatttaggaaaaaagaaaaatgattcccTTTTGCTGGATTATGATTACTGGCAATATAGGCTTTAATTCAATTTTAAGTGTCTTTCTACATCTTTTACAGTTTGATGTGATTCCATTGGGGATGAAGCCCTCATAAATAGTCTGCTCAAAAGAAGGAAATACGGATAAAGCAGCGAGACATATCTGATTCAATAGAAGATCAAAATGTTTCGAGGAAGTACAACAGGTGTTAAAAAATTTATAGCATGACTCCtccaaaaagacaaagacaaacaagacacaaaaccaaatcaaacaacaacCCTGGCTCCTCTCCAACTGAGTAAaaaggtaaaatacaaaaaaacttgcataaagattttaaaagttcagtaATAAAATTGAGCAGTAATTTCAGAGACTACAAGGCAATGAATCTCAAACTGAGCTTGAGGAGGAAAGTCAGCAAATTAATAGAAAACATCAGCAGAATAATCAGTAATATTTATGAAACAGTAaacaataagaaatgaaaattcaatGATGAATTTGTGATTTACAAACTAAGAGCAtatgacagaaaaacaaaattaagaaaataatttaattaacaagacaataaaattataattaatcaGTATAATACTCAGGATTgagttttatataatatatacataaattattaATGAGAAACTACAAAagtgtttatttaatttactgGCAAGAAGTCATAAATATCAAGGTTAGacatggtgacatatgcctttaatccaagcagttggaaggtagagacagttggatctcttgtgagttggaggtcagcctggtctataaagcatttttcaggacaaccagggcagTTACAttgagaaatcatgtctcaaaaatccaaaacagaaaaaagtcatgaatatttaaatatatgagacagaaaaattaatattgtttataagGTAATTAATACTTGCAAATTTGTCTATAAGTCCAATGCAATCTTTAGTATTAGTTAGAAATTGGAAAGCTAACTCAAATTTATATGAATTTGACTTTGAAGTAGCAAGATAATTTTGATAAAAAGTAAAGCAGATGATTCTATTTTCGAGTTT
This is a stretch of genomic DNA from Microtus ochrogaster isolate Prairie Vole_2 chromosome X, MicOch1.0, whole genome shotgun sequence. It encodes these proteins:
- the LOC101989972 gene encoding melanoma-associated antigen 10-like — translated: MSRYGKHPRLSLEQNGSFQIPDEPDEFPLVPTAEKEERQEKEEVKEEEKEDTNTQKNEEDNNEKEEEEVKGNEDEKEECGDEVHEEENEKEEEESDTASMFFSSSNVSLPSFTPPSPSSSSSSSSSSSSSSSSSSSSSSSSSSSSSSSSIYSLFQSNLEGNAGYAPGILSIFQNAQSFFPSSILGVDLDETSSNDEESSGASQSSEDPEALLDAVIQEKATDLVFLFIYKYRMKEPITLSEIHEVVTKDYENHFPVIFMEASKCLEMTFGIDIKQSDLLSSAYVFVNSLNLTYEDTLSDNDRLPRNAFLIVILGVIFIEGNCASEERIWEFLKLVGVHDGEEHFICGDPREFLTINLVQENYLEYRQVPNSQPPCFEFLWGPRAYAETTKMKVLEFLAKMNGCDPTDFSVWYEEALRDEEERAWATRDSEDGSPTMWLAER